Proteins found in one Triticum urartu cultivar G1812 chromosome 4, Tu2.1, whole genome shotgun sequence genomic segment:
- the LOC125553662 gene encoding ATP synthase subunit a-like: protein MNKFDFITQTAQSVSHVHSFIFNFSQPALDPQLVNRLLEGVEAPTLKDMNLLLKMYGIATGNTQALLFEITKMVESYMQQAELALPPAYDVTWFCNQFLGVDSFPSLRETFADLHFKGRESFTWNAGFVNFYNEIWRAEDSPPGSVVSASNQLFLETPLDQFVIYPIIDLHVGKFYFTFTILVLYMLLTVVLVVFLFFVVTEKGGGKSVPNAWQSLVELIYDFVLNLVNEQIGGLSGNVKQKFFPRISVTFTFLLFRNPQGMIPFSFTVTSHFLITLALSFSIFIGITIVGFQRHGLHFFSFLLPAGVPLPLAPFLVLLELITYCFRALSLGICLFANMMAGHSLVKILSGFAWTMLFLNNIFYFIGDLGPLFIVLALTGLELGVAISQAHVSTISICIYLNDATNLHQNESFHN from the coding sequence ATGAACAAATTCGATTTCATAACACAAACAGCACAAAGCGTCTCTCACGTCCAttcttttatttttaatttttccCAACCTGCATTGGATCCGCAGCTTGTGAACCGGCTTTTGGAAGGGGTGGAGGCACCTACCTTGAAAGACATGAACCTCCTTTTAAAAATGTATGGAATTGCGACCGGAAATACACAGGCTTTGCTTTTTGAAATCACAAAAATGGTAGAGTCATACATGCAGCAGGCAGAATTGGCTTTGCCACCTGCATACGATGTTACCTGGTTTTGTAACCAGTTTCTGGGCGTGGATTCTTTCCCGTCTCTAAGGGAGACTTTCGCAGATTTACATTTCAAGGGGCGCGAAAGCTTCACTTGGAACGCGGGCTTTGTTAATTTTTATAACGAAATATGGAGGGCCGAAGACTCCCCGCCAGGTAGCGTTGTAAGTGCTTCGAATCAGCTTTTTTTGGAAACCCCATTGGATCAATTTGTCATTTACCCAATAATTGATCTTCATGTGGGCAAATTTTATTTTACATTTACAATTTTAGTCTTGTATATGCTGCTCACTGTCGTTTTGGTCGTTTTTCTGTTTTTTGTTGTTACGGAAAAGGGAGGTGGAAAGTCAGTGCCAAATGCATGGCAATCCTTGGTCGAGCTTATTTATGATTTCGTGCTGAACCTGGTAAACGAACAAATAGGTGGTCTTTCTGGAAATGTGAAACAAAAGTTTTTCCCTCGCATCTCGGTCACTTTTACTTTTTTGTTATTTCGTAATCCCCAGGGTATGATACCCTTTAGCTTCACAGTGACAAGTCATTTTCTCATTACTTTGGCTctttcattttccatttttatagGCATTACGATCGTTGGATTTCAAAGACATGGGCTTCATTTTTTTAGCTTCTTATTACCTGCGGGAGTCCCACTGCCGTTAGCACCTTTCTTAGTACTCCTTGAGCTAATCACTTATTGTTTTCGTGCATTAAGCTTAGGAATATGTTTATTTGCTAATATGATGGCCGGTCATAGTTTAGTAAAGATTTTAAGTGGGTTTGCTTGGACTATGCTATTTCTGAATAATATTTTCTATTTCATAGGAGATCTTGGTCCCTTATTTATAGTTCTAGCATTAACCGGTCTGGAATTAGGTGTAGCTATATCACAAGCTCATGTTTCTACGATCTCAATTTGTATTTACTTGAATGATGCTACAAATCTCCATCAAAATGAGTCATTTCATAATTGA